In candidate division KSB1 bacterium, the sequence ACGATATTTTTCCTGACCTCACTCCGGATTCCGATGTGAAGCCGTTCATCAATTCGATCTTTAAATAGCCGGGATTTAAAGAACTGCTCAAAGTCAACGGCTAAAGTTACCCCCGTCATTCTCGGCACTTTAATAGCCACAGCCGTGCGTAGACTTTTAGGAACTTTGTCAATTGTCTCGGAGCCATTTTCGCTGTAAATATCTTGAGTATTCCATCTGTATTTGGCGTTGATGTCCTTCACAACGAAGCCCAAAGAGAGCCAGTCATTTGGGGTGATCAGGGCACCTAAATCAAATCCAACGCCGTTTGCCGAAACTGTTTCCCCCGAAATTCCAATGTTTGGAAAACGATTCAAAATCACTTTAACCGACAATCCGAAGGCTATTTTTTGAGTTGGCCTTAAACCAAATGAAAGCATAAAGGCATTTTCAGAATTGGATAAATCATCGGAATGGCGTCCATCGCTGTCGCGCCCGTCTATATTACTGACCCCGGCATGAATCCACGTTAGAGCCAAACCGCCGTTAATTGTTTGCTCACCGCCGGCTACTTTTGGGCGGATGGGAACGCCAAATCCTAAATAAGTAAATTGCCTGTCCAGAGACAAGACTCTGTACGACGCAACGACTTCCTTTTTGTCCAGAAAAGGCAGTCCGGCCGGATTGTAGTAACTTGCCTCAATTCCTCTGGCGAGTCCGCTGTAGGCATCTCCCATTGCTTTGGCGCGGGCGCCTACCCCCAAACGCAAAAATGACCCCGCGGCGCCCAATTGGGCCTGCAAAGAATTTGTGAGACCGATAATTAAAATAGCCGAAAAAATGAGGCTGTTTCTTACCAACTTCAAATATTGACTCAACTCTAAGCTCCCCGTTTAATTTAAGACGATCAATTTACCCCAATACGTCCCGTCACCGTCCAATTCAAGGCGATAAAAATAAACACCGTTTGCAACTTGAATGCCTTTGGAATTTAGGCCATCCCAAATCTCATAGAAATCGCCATTGGCCGGACGAGGCGTGTTCTCGGCTACTGTGGCCACGTGCCGCATGCCAAAATCGTAAATTTTTAAAGTCGCATTTGTTTCATTAATGGTGTTGTACTGAAAGCGAACGTTCCCCCCTCCATCAAACTGGTTGTGCACGCTCGGAGAAAATGGATTCGGATAGGCATAAGTTCTGATCCTCGTTGTTATTGTTAATACCGCTCCTGAGAATGGTATCTTAATTTCTCGATCAATATTATGAGGAGTAGGTTCAAAAGTTTGAAATACCTCCCAGGTCAAACCGTTGTTTGCCGTCTTGCCAATTCCATTTCCAGTACCAACCCAAAGTGTGGGACCGGGACTGATGGCA encodes:
- a CDS encoding PorV/PorQ family protein, which gives rise to MSQYLKLVRNSLIFSAILIIGLTNSLQAQLGAAGSFLRLGVGARAKAMGDAYSGLARGIEASYYNPAGLPFLDKKEVVASYRVLSLDRQFTYLGFGVPIRPKVAGGEQTINGGLALTWIHAGVSNIDGRDSDGRHSDDLSNSENAFMLSFGLRPTQKIAFGLSVKVILNRFPNIGISGETVSANGVGFDLGALITPNDWLSLGFVVKDINAKYRWNTQDIYSENGSETIDKVPKSLRTAVAIKVPRMTGVTLAVDFEQFFKSRLFKDRIDERLHIGIRSEVRKNIVLRGGLDDGSLTAGGGYQFEIFGKTGQLNYAFSAPGNRPEEEHVFTWVFQF